TGGCAGGATTGTAGGAGGGGATCCGTAATCAACTCATATTGCTTGATCTGAGGGAATTGATGGACGTAATGAGACTAGCAAAGGACGTGGAAGAGTTCCAAGGGGGCACAAAGGCTGGAGGTGGAATCATAAGCAAGAGCCAGACGTGGGGAAAATCGAGCGGTTCAGTAATGAGGACGAACCCCAGTCGGCATAATCAGAACCGAACAGGAATCGTAGAGAGGGGGCAGACAGGAGGAAAGGAAGGGATCCCGAGGAGAGAAGGAGAACGATCATTCTCAAACAACCAAGGAAGGAACGTGCGGGATCTACCGTACGCTAAATATGTCAAACGAAGGGAAGAAGGGAGGTGTTTCAGGTGTGAGGGACCGTTCGGTCCAGGCCATCGCTGTCCGGAAAGGAGTCTTCGGATGCTGATACTGGCAGAAGACGAGGAATCAAGCAGGGAAGAAGAAGCTGAGGCCGAACTCGACCAAATGGAGCTATCGACATTCTCGGCAGGGGGGCTCACCCAGCCCAGAACGATGAAATTGCATGGGCAGATAGGGACGAAACAGGTACTGATTTTGATTGACAGTGACGCCAGCCACAACTTCATTAGAAAAGAATTGGTAGAGGAACTGGCATTACCCGTAGTAGATACACCACCCTATAGGGTGAGTTTGAAAGATAGGCAAAGAAAGGAGACGAGGGGGTGTTGTGAAGAAGTAATGATTCACATGGGAGAGGCGGTGATCACCGAACGGTTCCACTTGTTTGAACTAGGCGAAGTTGACGTGATACTGGGGGTAGAATGGCTGGCTAAGCTGGGAGAAGTAACATTAAATTGGGGCAAGCTAACCATGGTGTTCGATCAAGCAGGGAGGAACGTGACCATTAAAGGAGATCCTACTCTAACTCGGAGATTGGTGGAACTCGAAGCATTGTTCAAAATGAAAGAAGTAGAGGCCTGGTTGCTGGTGTGGGAGTTTAGGGAGACAGAAAAGGACGAGGGAAGAAAATCATACGATCAGGGAGAAGGACCGTTCGGTCCGGAGATGACAAAGAAGTAGAAGCATGACATGAATCAAATTTTGGATCAACACGCGAGCGTATTTCACGAGCCGAGCGGACTACCTCCAGATAAGGGCATGGTTCATCAAATTCCATTGAAAGAGGGTACGGATCCCGTGAATGTAAGGCCATACCGTTACCCCCATGTGATGAAGGGGGAGATTGAGAAACAGGTGGCTGAAATGCTAAAAACGGGCGTCATAAGGTCGAGCAACAGTCCATATTCGAGTCTGGTAAtattagtgaagaagaaggatggcagttGGAGATTTTGTGTGGATTATAGGGCCCTTAACCGAGCCACGATACCCGATAAATTCCCTATCCCACTAATAGAGGAATTGCTAGATGAACTGAGAGGGgccaaatatttttcaaaggtGGATTTGAAGTCAGGCTACCACCAGATCTGAATGGGAGAAGAAGACATAGAGAAAACGGCCTTTCGGACGCACCAGGGTCACTACGAATTCATGGTGATGCCGTTCGGCCTCACCAACGCATCAGCCACATTCCAGAGTGCAATGAACAACCTGATGCAGCCGTACCTACGAAAATTCGTACTGGTGTTCTTTTATGATATATTGATGTATAGCCGATCCTTGGAGGAACACTTAGAGCATGTGGGGACGGTGCTAAGGGAACTCGTGACGAATAGGTGGGTGGCCAACAGAAAAAAATGTGAGTTCGGCAAAACTCAAATAGGCTATTTGGGTCATCGGATATCCGCGAGAGGTGTAGAAATGGACGAAGACAAAGTAAAGACCGTGATAGACTGGGAGAAACCTAAGACGGTGAAGGCTTTGAGGGGATTTCTAGGTCTGACAGGATATTATAGGAGGTTTGTGAAGGATTATGAGAAGATTGCCAAACCTTTGACCGACCTTCTTAAAAAGGGGTAGTTTACATGGACGGAGCAAGTGGAGGAAGCTATGTTAAGGTTAAAGAAGGCCATCACTACTGCACCAGTGCTGGTTCTACCTGATTTTGACCAGCCTTTCCACATTGAATGTGATGCATCGGGAAGAGAGGTAGGAGCGGTACTCATGCAAGGAAAGAAACCCATAGCTTTCTTTAGTAAAGCGTTATCAGAGGGGTCATTGATTAAATCGATATATGAGAAGGAATTCATGGCGTTGGTTTTAGCCATACAACACTAGAGGCCCTACCTCTTGGGACAAAGGTTTGTGGTTCACACCGATCAAAGGAGCCTGAAGTACCTTTTGGAGCAGCACATAACCACTCAGAATCAGCAAAATTGGATTGCGAAGCTCCTGGGTTATGACTTTGAAATTGTGTACAAATCAGGAGTCACCAACAAGGTAGCAAACACCCTATCACGGAAGGAAGAGGATGATCCACAAGAAGAAAAGGAATTGAGGGTTGTGGCCAGACCGTACTAGCAAGACTTTAGGGAGATTTTGGAAGAAGTTGAGGCAGATGAAGAGTTAAAGAAGGTGATAGAAGATTTGAGAAAAGACCCCAACTCACATCCCTCGTTCACTCTAGAACACGAGAGGTTACACTATAAGGGGAGGCTTGTGCTGTATGCCCGATCGGCCTGGGTGCCCAAGTTGATAGCAGAGTTTCATACCACACAAACAGGAGGACACTCAGGGGTATATCGGACTTATTACAAGGTAGCGCAATCTCTTTATTGGGTAGGAATGAAGAAAGCCGTAACTGACTTTGTTGCAAGTTGCCTGGTATGTCAACAACATAAATATCTGTCATCCTCTCCGCAGGGGTTGTTGCAACCTTTACCCATACCCAACGCCATTTGGGAGGAGATAAGCATGGATTTTATCGTTAAGTTGCCCAAGTCCCGCGGGTATGATGTTGTGTTGGTAGTGGTGGACCGCCTCAGCAAATATGGACACTTCATACCATTAAAACATCCCTATTCTGCTCGAACCATAGCTGAAGTGTTTGCAAAGGAGATTGTCCGGTTGCATGGGGTGTCCATATCTATCGTGAGTGACAGGGATCCACTATTCCTGAGTAATTTTTGGAAGGAGTTATTTAAATTACAAGGAACTCAACTGAAGATGAGCACCGCTTATCATCCTGAATCCGATGGACAGACTGAGGTCGTGAATAGGGTATTGGAGGGTTATCTGAGATGCTTATGCTTAGAACAACCAAAGGGATGGAGCATAATACTACCCTGGGCGGAATATTGGTATAATACCAGCTATCAAGAGTCGGCGAGATGCATCCCATTTGAAACAGTATATGGGAGGTCTCCTCCTTCACTGCACAGGTTCGTTCCGGGGGAAACCTTAGTGGAAGTCGTCGGCTAGGAGTTACAGACGAGGGATGAGGCACTCAACCAGCTAAAATTCCATCTAGCAAGGGCTCAAAAACTAATGATGAGGCAGGCCGACAAGGCAAGAAGACCATCCAATGTGGAGGTGGGAGATTGGGTGTATTTAAAGATCAGACCCCATCGACAAACGTCGATGTCGTCCACACTACATTCTAAACTAGCCGCTCGGTATTTTGGACCTTTCCCGATCATACAACAAATAGGAGAAGTGGCATTTAAGTTGCAACTACCCGAAGCCGCGCGGATACACCCAGTGTTCCATGTGTCGTAATTAAAGAAGGTCGTGGGGGAGAACAGTGTGGAGAAAGAGTTACCCATATACTTAGAGATGGAGGGACTGTCTTCCTGGCCGATCAGAGTTTTGGATAAAAGGCAGATGCAACAAGGAGAGGACGAACGACAGGAAGTGTTGATCGAATGGCAAGAGAAAGGACCGGACGGGGCCACATGGGAAGATGCCATAACCATCCGAGATCAATATCTAaacttcaaccttgaggacaaggttgatcttCAGGAGGTGGGTAATGTTAGGGGTTGGCGAGTTAACGAGAGAAGAAGGTATAGGAGAATGAGAGAAGGGGTCCGTACGGTAGAGGATAGTGGCTGAACGGTTGAAAGGGGGGAGCACAATGACCGAACGGGCGAAAGGTGGGAGCACGAGGGCCGAACGGCTGAAAGGGGGGAGCACGATGACCGAACGGTGAAAAGGGGAAAGCATGAGGGGCGAACGGTTGAAAGGGGGGAGCACAATGACCGAACGGGCGAAGCACAAGGGCCGAACGGCTGAAAGGGGGGAGCACGATGGCCGAACGGTAggaggaagagaaaaagagggTTGAACGAGTGGGGCAACGACGAGCGTCCTAAGCGAGTGGAAGCAACGACGAGCGTCCTAACTGACAACAGTTAGGATAGGCGGgaaattcattataaattaaGGACGTACCTCATGATATTATAGAAGAGaatatagtaaataaggatAGAAATATTCTTactagataattataataaataggcataattactattattcttTACCTTTTCGGGAAGGAGTAATTAGtattaggcttaatacctctttttgtccctctttataagggaaatgttcaagttcgtcctaccttttttaaaaagttcaatgtggtcccaagttgtgaaaaaagtgtccaatttaatccttttttgtcacggcgttaaatatttaacgatccagcTGACAGCGTGGACTGATCTGTGCAACGTGGCTATTTACCTTCGTCATGTGGCAGTGACAGTgttgttaattaaatttgacGTGGCGGCAGTGATTTTCATTAAGTAAAGGCATAGGGTTTGGTTTCCTCCGAATTGGTCTTTGAGGATTGGGAAGTGTTTGAGGAGACATAGGAATGGGTTCCCAAGGGTGTTCTTCGTTTTCGAAAAGTTGGCTCAAAGGATCTTCCCGTTCGTCCCATGGTGGTGCTTGTATGGGAGGTGGGTTAATCCCTACTTGTTACTGTGGTGATACTGCAGTAATCAAAGTGGCCAGAACTACGAAGAATGCTGGGAGAAATTTTTGGGGTTGTCCTCATTACAAGGTTTGAAGTATACCATTCTCAGTTAATGATTTCTTGAGTTGATTTGATGCATTTGTTCATAGATTCCCTAACATGGTGAATAACAGGGTGGATCTTCAATTGGGAGCTGctgtaactttttcaagtggtgtTGTGAAGACAACGTGGATGAAAAAGATTGcacaattctgaagagaataaGTGAGTTGGAAAATGCAGTGAAGGATTTGCAGAAAATGCAGAAAAGGATGGAGTTGTTAGTTGTagctttgtgtgtgtgtattgtgGTTGAGTTTGTCATTTTCAAGTTGTGTTTAGGTTGATTTAGTTAGATCGTGAATTTGGGTGTTTGTTATAAGTTGGCTTAATACTGTTATGTATTTGGATGCTTGAAAAAAGTACGTTGACAATGCGAAGGTGTTTTGGTTGGTGTAACATTACTTATGCAATGCAATGTACAAAATGTTGGAATCAGTCTCccatttggtttaaaaatagaATAGATGAAGTTAAATTCAGTGGAGATTATTCGAATTAGTCCCccatttggtttaaaaatatagaaatagaTCAACCCAATAATGCATATGATGATGACTAATGGCACATATTACAAATCTAAGTACAAGCTTTGACCAAAACATGATGAAACCACTTTGATTCATTAAATAAAGGCAGTACATGTTTGTCACCAAAGTACATGATAGTGAATACATATAACCTCCAATTCATCTAAAGAGACAATACATGTCTATGACCAAAATAAAGATAGTATAGTACATAATAAACCAATtcatctatctatctatcttttCTTCTAACTCTGAATTTTGTTGGACGGGATGATTGGGAACTTGGAGGTGGCTGTGATGGTTGTGTTGTTTCTGGTGACTGGGTTGTTTGTGTTGGCTGGGTTGCTTCTGGTGGTTAGGTTGCTTCTGCTGGTTGGGGCTGTAAAGGGCAGTTATTCCTGTTGTGCTTTGTCTGACGGCAAATGGTACACTTTTTCCTATGCCCTCCAACACGCATTTGAGTGTTGTCCTTAGTTAACTCCCATGCCTCCAACTTCCGTTTTTTCTTTGGCCTCCCAGGCAACTTCCTTATCAGTGGTGGTAGTACATCATTGAAATTTGTGGTTTTCCACAGTTGGGGACCATTGAGTGGAAAAATTATGGACGCATACACCTCTTCATATGTGGATCTTCTGAAGCAAGTGGGTATAAAATTGTCTGGATCAACATTACAGTAGTTCATTGCTGCAATTGCATGACAGCATGGGATGCCACTGATCATCCACTTTCTGCAGCTACACTCTTTAGTGTCCAGATCCACTGTGAACTTGTTCCCAACGGATGAACTGTGCCTAACCTCAAAGATCTTTCGTGCAGCCCAGTTGAAAGCAATGAAGCACATCAATAATGAACGTAAAtaacaaaatgtatataaacTGTGGTCATAACATTACCTTGGCAGCCAAAATCTTGACAAATTACATTCTTTCTGAAGCTTGTTCTTTATCTTTGGGCATATTGTGAAGTCCATAGATGTCACCTTGCTTCTATTGGTGGCCCACCTTTTCATGAGATACACTCTGATATCCTCCATCATTATGATAATTGGTTTTCCTCTTGCATGAATGAGAACATTGTTGAAAGCTTTAGTGATGTTGTTATCAAGGGTATCACACATTGGTTGACCTGTGAAGCGAGACCTTGACCAAAACCTGTTGCACAAAAGAATTCTCAAATGGGTTACAATGCATTTGTGACACTAAAGTGTATATAATGGCTAGTGGGTTACCTAGGGGGAATGGCTATGAGGTATTTATATGCTTCAACATtgacttctttaattttcagcATTTCTCTCTCCCAAGCCTGGGGATATGTGGTGGTTGCAGCACTCCACATCAGATTTTTTAATACTTGTCCACCAAACCTTTTCCTAAAGTTTGCATAAAGGTGCCTTAAACAGTATCTTTGTTCTGCCCGAGGCAGAAGCTCCTGGATAGCTAAGACTAACCCCTGCACAattaaatttagtaataaaaccATATCATATACAAAAGCATtaactgaaaatgaaaatacGGTACACATTATACCTTCTGCTGGTCTGACATCCATGTGCACCCTCCACATACATCAGTGCCCCCGAGGTCTTCAATTAACAATTACAAAAACCATGTCCAGTTGTCTTTCTTCTCCACTTCTACTACTGCATAGGCAAGGGGTAGCATTTGATCGTTTGGGTCCCTACCAACAGCAGTCAGCAACTCCCCCTTGTAAACACCTTTCAAAAAACATCCATCTAAACATATAATGGGCATACAGCTTATGAAACTATCTTTACAAGCTTTGAGACAAACATACATTCTTTGAAAGATTGGGTCACCATTATGAGAGTCAACTTTAATCTGCACTGTTGACCCTGGATTACACCTCAACAGCTCATGTCCATAGTCGTACAcccttttatattgttctttgaAATCTCCTTCAACCTGTCTTGTGGCAATTAACTTTGCCCTTCTTGCCTTGGATATTGAAACATTTGTATTCCATTTTCTTAATGCTTTAGTACGAATATCATTGACCTTTAAACTAGGATTCTCAACTAAAGATCTATCTATTTCCTGACTTAACCACTTAGCATTCATCAGTTTAATATTAAGTTGCCTACTACAACTATGAGTATCAATTATCTTCCTCAATTGCCAAATTTTTCGTGATGACAAATAACCACAATAAACTAGCCATGGGCACTTACCTTGGCCACCCATGCATGTCACCCTCACCCTACGGTTAtcatttttgataaattttagatCCCTCCCAGCATGAACAACATACCTTCTAATAGCATCCTTAAACTCTTCCCTGTTAGTAAAAACAGTGCGCACTTCCCACTTGTAATCTGCCATGGACTTCTGTTTTGCATAATTTGAGAAAGGACCTACATATATTGTATCATCATTGTCATCCTCCTCACTTGCACTATTTTCAGGAGTTAAAAGCTTATCAGACTCCCAATCATCATCTGACAAACCCCTACATTATTGGGTTTCTTTTTCACTGTCTTCATCCACATATTCATCACCACTCAGATCATCCATTCCTGCTTCATCATCACTGTTCACTTCCACttccacttccacttcttcttcactaTCAACCTCCCCTCCATCCTGAATGTCCACGTGAAGTACTTGTTCACTTTCGACCTCAATTTCAGCCTCATTATCCACTTCCAATGCTTCTTCACTTACATCCTCAACTTCATCCTCATTCTCAACCTCCACTGCAACCTCATCATCTTCTGCATCCTCATGCTCAACATCCTCGTTATCCACTGAATCCTCCTTCTCAACCTCCAATGCATCGTCATGCTCAACATCCAACCAATCCTCATTGTCAACATCTAGTAAATCCTCCTTCTGAACCTCCAATGCATCGTCATTGTCAACATCCCGTACATCCTCATTGTCAACATCCACTGCATAGTCATTCTGAACCTCCACTGCACCCTCCACTACGTCTGTAATTCCTTCTTCACCACCCTCAACATGTGCTTCTCCTCCTACGCCACTACTCTCACCACTCTCTACATGACCTTCACATACCAAAAGAATCTCATTCTCATCATTTTCTAAGATAGTTGCTTCGTCCACCCCATGCACAACATACAGGTTCACTTTCCCCAAATACTTAGCCACATTCACCATGTTCATAGCTCCTTTATCATCATCAACCTTATGTAGAACATCTTGGACACTATAATATAATTCTTCTACTTGCATGTAACCCATATGGTTAAGTGAACCTAATACTCCAAAATAACACCATTTATCGGGGTCTACGTCCCAATTAACTATCTCCCCGCCTATATAATTAAAGGGGACTTCTTTGATCAAGGTCCCACCATGGTGGACCACTACCCGAACCCTGCAAATGCAAACGGGGGACCACTAATTTCAGTTAAAGTAAGACCTATGGGACCACTATCATGCATCAAAAGAAGACAACTTTTCACACAAAACAATTTCACCCATAGTTAAACCCCCTGAAACGCGACAACAATGAAAACAAATCGAAAAACCTCAAACACTTCAAATTATCAAATGTAAACTCTAACCTGATTTGCGGAATTGGATTTGCTCTGTAGATTTCACCTTCAAGATCACCCAATTTGGATTTCCAGTTCCTCCAAGATGCTTATCCCCAAATTGCGATTTCGAATACCCAAACCCTAACTCAGAATTTTTTAATCACTGCCACTGCCACgtcaaatttaattaacaacACTGTGACTGCCACGTTACGAAGGTAAACAGTCACGTTGCACAGATCAGTCCACGATGTCAgctggatcgttaaatatttaacgccgtgaccaaaaaggattaaattggacacttttttcacaacttgggaccatattgaactttttaaaaaaggtaggacgaacttgaacatttcccttataaagagggacaaaaagaggtattaagccttagTATTAATAAAGGAGGAACCTAGGGTTTAGGAAGCAGTTTTTATTACGGAGTTTTGTAAGAAAGGTTAGGCTCTCAAGTAACTGACGGAGACCCTGCTCCCAGTTATTGGTTGTTATTGTGATACCGATATTTCCATTTAATAAAGAGATTTATTCAGTCAAATACCATTGTTTATTGCCTGTGGGAGTGTGAAAGGTTGTATTTAGCTAATTTAAGTACGtaacaaaaagtttaaaaactaCAAGTCATTTTCACTCACATAGTCATTACCTTATCACAAGTTAGAAAAATGACATACCTTTTCTAATGTTTTTGAAGTCTTCTTAACTGCAACTGACTTAAAATTATATCCCTTGGCTCTTTGATACAGAGTTCCTgacataaaacaatatatttttgtgatttcttTGTATATTctgacaaattaaaaaaggcTTTACCATAATTGAGTTCCTCTATACCCTTCCACTGttcccatatatatatatatatatatatatatatatatatatatatatatatatatatatatatatatatatatatatatatatatatatatatatatatctttgatATGATGCATATTATAAGAGAGACCATTCAATCAAAACTTCAATGCACAAAGTAACATATGTTagaaaagagaacaaaaatataatttacaaaaagagaaaacaaatacCATTGGAAGCAAGCTGAACCCATTGCCACCACCATTCAGCACAAATATGAACCTTAGATGAAAAAGCAGTGACCGAGTTCAGTGCTGAGTTAGGAGCGAGTTGATGGTGAAGAGTAAAAAATCGGTGACCTGAGGAGACAGTAGCTTCATTGGACATTGCAGAAATGTTTTTCTGGTAATAGGTTTTTCCTTATTATCATAcagaaatttattattattggtaAGAGGTTTCCATCATCTTTATACAGCCATTGCAGAGAAATGTTATCACCGATGTGCCGTCCAATAGAGTGCTTCCATAATTATAGAGCCATGCACCTATGTCCCCTCCAATAGGGTGCCTCCTTAATGACATATCACGTGCATAATGAGATATTTTATGttgttattcaattttttaaatcattattttactCCTCTAAATATCTgtaaagtattaaaaaaatgtatgttttatattataatatttaacagTTTGTAGAgaatatttatgtataattatcttttttttattttcttaggtaatcaattaatttaatttaaattatatatattaaatttaattatttctaatgttctaaacttttcattttgaaaaatcatAATCGATAAATTGTGTGGACTGGTTATAGTGGAGAGTCTTGCGGGTTATGTTTTGCATGGGTAGAGAGAAGTGAAGGTGTGTTGTTTGGATAAACGTATGTACTTATATCAATTGTTTAAAAGTGAATACATATACACatagaaaattgaataaaatcattttaaattaaaactccaatatattaatttaattaagttattatgcAAGGTTGTTGTAATAAAGAAATAgtatcaatacaaaaattaaattaagttagcaagtagaaaaatgaaatttagaaaatattgtctgatagattatatttttttaattattaagaatctaactatttcataatttactaaaaatatatttatagtagTTTCTAATCCATCTATCTGTTGAAGAAGAGTAGTCAGCgattgataaatttataaatggtATGAAAGAAAAGAAGCAATAACAAAGATATCACTTACTAAGGGCGGTGTTTCTTCTTCTGTTCAGAGGCTCTTTTTATGCGATATTTACACATACAGTTCATACATATATGCAATCATATATCCTACCGAATAATGATTTTCTATAAAGTgactcaaaaatattattatatccTTCACATATTAATTGGTTAGACGTATGTACTTATATCAATTGTTGTGAATACATATATATTagcaaaaaaattgaataaaattattttaaattaaaactctaatatattaatttaattaagctATTATGCAAGGTTGCTATAATAAAGAAATagatcaatacaaaaattaaattttgttagcaagtagaaaaatgaaattttctaTCAGCGTCTTATAATAAAACCACaaacttattttgtttataattactTTTGTATAACTAttatgaaaacttttattttctttgttttgtcgatggttttattttattaattatataataattcttttatagtttgtaacatcccaaaaatacagtataaaactatataatagaatgatcacatgttaataatatttcagctcagtcttacaaaagataggGCACAACTCTGGCCGAGTGGCCTTACAAAAGagtagaaaaatttaaatttgttcaaATGTGAAACCAAGGCTGAACGGTTTACAAATAACTTATACCGATCAGTCTAGTTACAAGAAAGGAGACAAACAAAAGGCCGAACgttcatataaaaaataccaaagaTCGACCAAACgcttctactgttcggtcttcatTTCTACCTCAAccaagttttcttcttccagcgcttcttccagtcgttcttctccttctactcacattcacacggatgatcattgtgACAGGACAACAAACGAACgcacaaaacagacaagacaagaaatagggtaagcttatgtaatttaattcaagtatcaacatatatatatatatatatatatatatatatatatatatatatttcacacaatcaactaaacaagataaatcattaactctttcatgcaaagcctaatactagactatGACTGTCCGAattgtatgaattatgtgtagctacgacgttcgtgcacccgggtgatgtagtaactgggatatcctcaacagctgccacccgaggttagtccgttccgtccaaattaatcataaggactaggacctcctgccattcccacacatgacttacccttctctacgtgagaaacgagtaatcacggaatatcaggatgaaccgccagcttagcatgcccacattcatactttaccaattccaatatacattcatgagatattcctccccggaatactcgttcgtaaccaaagtcatttcatccatatcatattccatcatctttcatcaTTAAAACCTCAATtgaaccaatttgaataaagatcccttaggataccaaataccgaacgttagtttttaatccagaacaagaccgaacacttggagtgagaccgagatgtCTCCGATTCAAAACAAATCGAATCAAGAGAGTTACTCACTGGTTGTGAAAGGAACcgaatataataatacttttcagagactaatataatcgaacgttatttaccaagtgagccaatttaatgaactgactcttgagagtccaaaccgaacaccgtaaagcctaggccgagtactaagactctaggccgaaaccaatggAGACAGACACTGTAGGACATCAAATAATAGTACTTGacggaatcatatgaagaaaccgaacgtcaataaatacttagcttcttaatgagttaaacatcaagaaAACCGAATGCCAGTCGAAGATCGAGCACTGTAGAGAGCGAACACTATTGAGTTTGGACAAACGCTCTTATTATCAAGATAGATTAAGAAAGGAGAACGagcgcctggtgtaagaccTAGCACTTACTtggtacgagcgcttggtataagaccgaacactacttagtattatagaataaaggcttgataaatataagataccTTTTAAGTAGTGTTCAAGACGaacaatatatatacaaatacatatagatatacttaagtttataacaaaataccaaggaacgaatatccttggttgaacacttatatacaaatattactaAACGAAGACGCTCGGTCCTCAATTGGAATTccatccaaatgaaagaatccagttccaaccgagtccacaagaaaatcgaacggtcaaagaccttcagtgacgaacatcaattttcatatggaattacatacttagaattctttatatcaattcatttctcaacatctatcttcataatttcatacattcatatcatagtaaatattcatacttcatacagtcaaaacatagcaacaatcatatttcatattcattcagcaaatcaacgaacatg
This window of the Vigna angularis cultivar LongXiaoDou No.4 chromosome 7, ASM1680809v1, whole genome shotgun sequence genome carries:
- the LOC128197885 gene encoding uncharacterized protein LOC128197885, with product MADYKWEVRTVFTNREEFKDAIRRYVVHAGRDLKFIKNDNRRVRVTCMGGQGKCPWLVYCGYLSSRKIWQLRKIIDTHSCSRQLNIKLMNAKWLSQEIDRSLVENPSLKVNDIRTKALRKWNTNVSISKARRAKLIATRQVEGDFKEQYKRVYDYGHELLRCNPGSTVQIKVDSHNGDPIFQRMYVCLKACKDSFISCMPIICLDGCFLKGVYKGELLTAVDLGGTDVCGGCTWMSDQQKGLVLAIQELLPRAEQRYCLRHLYANFRKRFGGQVLKNLMWSAATTTYPQAWEREMLKIKEVNVEAYKYLIAIPPRFWSRSRFTGQPMCDTLDNNITKAFNNVLIHARGKPIIIMMEDIRVYLMKRWATNRSKVTSMDFTICPKIKNKLQKECNLSRFWLPRHSSSVGNKFTVDLDTKECSCRKWMISGIPCCHAIAAMNYCNVDPDNFIPTCFRRSTYEEVYASIIFPLNGPQLWKTTNFNDVLPPLIRKLPGRPKKKRKLEAWELTKDNTQMRVGGHRKKCTICRQTKHNRNNCPLQPQPAEAT
- the LOC128197990 gene encoding uncharacterized protein LOC128197990; the encoded protein is MGYMQVEELYYSVQDVLHKVDDDKGAMNMVNVAKYLGKVNLYVVHGVDEATILENDENEILLVCEGHVESGESSGVGGEAHVEGGEEGITDVVEGAVEVQNDYAVDVDNEDVRDVDNDDALEVQKEDLLDVDNEDWLDVEHDDALEVEKEDSVDNEDVEHEDAEDDEVAVEVENEDEVEDVSEEALEVDNEAEIEVESEQVLHVDIQDGGEVDSEEEVEVEVEVNSDDEAGMDDLSGDEYVDEDSEKETQ